The sequence GAGACGCGCGGTGAATGTTCCATCGATCCACGCACTCGTGATCCATGATGCCGATGGAGCATACGAGTCCCAGGCCGGCGATCTGTTCGAAGACCCGTTCACGGCGCAGCGGTGTCAGCCTCTTGGAGTCGTCCAGGCCCTCAATGGTTGCCTCTGCGGGTAAAATAACGGCGGCGGCCACGACCGGCCCGGCCAGAGGCCCACGGCCGCATTCATCAACGCCGCAGATCGCGCCGTACCCTTTCGCGTACAATGTCCTCTCGAAATCCAGCGTCTGAAGCGTGTCCGAAGAATCTGTCACGTCACGTCTCATGTGACCTCCAACCATGTATACGTCATTTCCCGCGAAGATTCAACAGGAATATCGTACTGGTCATAGTATCGACCGTTCAAAACAGTTTTGTTAGCGGGGTCGCTTCCGTTATCTTGGATTCGGATGATTGTTCACATTTCGTGCAGACATGTCACGTAAACGGGCCAGGCAGTTTGAGTTCATCGTGATCGCCGGCGAGCTGAAAGGTCGCAGGGTCACGGCGCCCGACCTCGGCGTCACACGCCCGCCCCTGAGTCGGTTGCGCAAATCCATTTTTGATTTCCTGACTCCGCACCTTGCCGGGGCACGGTACCTCGATCTTTTCAGCGGCACCGGCTCATACCTGTTCGAGGCCGTCTCGCGCGGCGCCGCGTGCGCCGTCGGCGTGGAAAGGGAACCGGCCCTGGTTGAGGCTGTCAATCGCCAGGCCGATGAATTTCACGTAGCCGACCGGCTGCGCTGCCTGCAGAGGGACGTGCAGTCGGCTCTGCCGGAACTGGCGGACCAGGGACAAAAGTTCGATATCATTATGATCGCGCCCCCGCAGTACCAGGGGCTGATCGATCCCACCCTTGCCGCTATCCGCACTTGCGGCCTGGCCGGATCACAGGGGCTGATTGTCTGCCAGCATGATACGTCGGAAACGCGGGAACTCCGGTTTGAAGACTACCCCGTTGCGCAGCAGCGGAAGTACGGCAACACCACGTTTACCATACTGTCGGCATAAGGGGGGGGTGCCGTTCTTTAACGGCAAGTGCGGCCTGAGGCGTCGGTCCCGGCTTGCGCAAAGAAGCACCCGGCGGCGGGTGCTTGATTCGCGATCTGGTGGTGACGGCGGCTATTTGCCGCTCTGAGGCTCTGAAGGTTTTTTGCCGCCCTTGGCGGCGGTCTTTGCTTTCGCACTGTCAGCCAGCTCTTCCTTGATGCGCGCCGATTTGCCGGTCAGGTTTCTCAGGTAGTACAGCTTTCCGCGCCTGACCGAGCCGGCGCGCACGCGTTCCACCTTGGCCACGTTCGGCGAGTGCAACGGGAAGACGCGCTCCACGCCGATGCCCTGCGAGATTTTGCGGACGGTGAAGGTGGCGCCGGTGCCGCTGCCACGGCGTCCGATGACCGTCCCCTGGAAAACCTGGACCCGCTCTTTCTCTCCTTCTTTGATCCTGACGTGCACCCGGACGGTATCGCCGGCCCCGAAGGGGGACAGGTCATCCCGCAACTGGCTCTTTTCGATCTGTGATATTCGGTGCATGGGACCATCCTTTCTATGCTAAACATCTTTCCTTTGTTCGCTGAGTCGTTCAACAAGCGCTGCCTCTTCTTCGTTCAGATCCGCCTTCTCAAGCAGGTCGGGGCGGTTTGTCAGACATTTCTGAAGGGCCTCCGTCCGGCGATAGTTCCTGATCTCGGTGTGATTCCCGGAGAGGAGCACCTCGGGTGCCTTGAGGCCCCGGTATTCGGCCGGCCGGGTGTAACAGGGGTAACCGAGCCGCTGATTCATGTACGAGTCTTCCGTGGCCGATTCAAAGTTGCCCAGCACCTTGGGAATCAACCTGGCCGTGGCGTCCACTATCACGGCGGCCGCCGGCTCTCCGCCGGTCAGGACATAGTCGCCGATCGAGACCTCCTCGAACTCGTACAACTGCGTGATGCGCTCATCCACACCCAGGTAATGACCACACACGACCGTCAACTTCTCACACAACGAGTACCTGATCGCCGTCTCCTGGTCGAGCGGTTTGCCGGCCGCCGATGTAAGCACGAGGACGTGCCCGCTCGGAGTGGCTCTCTTTTCCGCCTTGTGCGGCCAGCCGAGAGCCTCCAGGCACCGGTCCAGGGGTTCCACTTTCAGGACCATCCCGCCCCCGCCGCCATATGGTGTATCGTCGGCCGTCCGGTGTTTGTCCGTAGCGAAGTTGCGAAGGTCGACCACTGTTATTTCAAAGATCCCTTTCTCCAGCGCTTTGCCCAGCAGCGACTGCCGGAACACCGTGCTGAAGTAACCCGGGAAAAGTGTCACGATTTCGAATTTCATCGATACGTCGCCGCTCATGTCTCGTCGAACAGGTCGCCCGGCTCGACCATGATCTTTCTCTCGCCGATGTCCACCCGCTTAATGTACGGCCGGACCGCCGGAAAGAGCACCTCCTTGCCCGAGCCGGTTCGGATGACGTACACGTCGTTGGCCGGGTACTGCCGCACGTCTATCACCTCGCCGAGCATCCGGCCGGAGGTCGCCTCACAGACGGCGCAGCCGACCAGGTCAAACACGTAGTACGTCCCGTCCGGCAACTCCACCAGCTGATCATCGGTGACTGCCAGTTCCCGGTTGGTCAACCGGGCGGCGTCTTCGGGAGTGTCGACATCCCTGAACTTCAATACGGGCCGAGCCCCTATCATACGGGTCGAACTGATCAGCATCCGATCCCAGCCGTTGCGGTCGGACACATAAATCTCCTTCAGACTCAGAAACCGGTCCGGGAAGTCGGTCGACGGCGTGACGTAGATCTCGCCGGTAAGGCCGCGC comes from Acidobacteriota bacterium and encodes:
- a CDS encoding RsmD family RNA methyltransferase, producing MSRKRARQFEFIVIAGELKGRRVTAPDLGVTRPPLSRLRKSIFDFLTPHLAGARYLDLFSGTGSYLFEAVSRGAACAVGVEREPALVEAVNRQADEFHVADRLRCLQRDVQSALPELADQGQKFDIIMIAPPQYQGLIDPTLAAIRTCGLAGSQGLIVCQHDTSETRELRFEDYPVAQQRKYGNTTFTILSA
- the rplS gene encoding 50S ribosomal protein L19, translated to MHRISQIEKSQLRDDLSPFGAGDTVRVHVRIKEGEKERVQVFQGTVIGRRGSGTGATFTVRKISQGIGVERVFPLHSPNVAKVERVRAGSVRRGKLYYLRNLTGKSARIKEELADSAKAKTAAKGGKKPSEPQSGK
- the trmD gene encoding tRNA (guanosine(37)-N1)-methyltransferase TrmD, encoding MSGDVSMKFEIVTLFPGYFSTVFRQSLLGKALEKGIFEITVVDLRNFATDKHRTADDTPYGGGGGMVLKVEPLDRCLEALGWPHKAEKRATPSGHVLVLTSAAGKPLDQETAIRYSLCEKLTVVCGHYLGVDERITQLYEFEEVSIGDYVLTGGEPAAAVIVDATARLIPKVLGNFESATEDSYMNQRLGYPCYTRPAEYRGLKAPEVLLSGNHTEIRNYRRTEALQKCLTNRPDLLEKADLNEEEAALVERLSEQRKDV
- the rimM gene encoding ribosome maturation factor RimM (Essential for efficient processing of 16S rRNA), coding for MTVAKRYVSVGRLGKTRGLTGEIYVTPSTDFPDRFLSLKEIYVSDRNGWDRMLISSTRMIGARPVLKFRDVDTPEDAARLTNRELAVTDDQLVELPDGTYYVFDLVGCAVCEATSGRMLGEVIDVRQYPANDVYVIRTGSGKEVLFPAVRPYIKRVDIGERKIMVEPGDLFDET